In one window of Pseudodesulfovibrio sediminis DNA:
- a CDS encoding L,D-transpeptidase family protein, whose amino-acid sequence MRIVFLVLILLMTAGAALADGWAPTLSSHTYGPDRIIAVDKASQQIIMLEHKSPLREVRRFPCTTGQMVGDKSIEGDLRTPEGIYFVGHRIDRTLDWDLYGNIAYSLNYPNPIDRIHGKTGGGIWLHGRGKKFVPRDTLGCVALKVPDMQDMVTDLTYGTPVVIASDLAWSKEPGESEVTAQVLSKELAAWASDWEHRDEKFFSHYNAEMMTVSEGRSFAGFVAHKQGLFASKPWIHVMVDNFRAIPGPGYWVTWFDQFYRTLGHVSTTGKRFYWQQDASGQWRIVGREFAPATETMEEKYLAIKSKEARALVDEWRAAWLATDLDSYTAFYDSQAVQGNRKGLTSIANYKKTLWAKTAPVTVEIDDLQVTLHPQGLRVAFVQVFENAGGYSDVGRKTMVLTPDGDKWKIGSEQWRRGR is encoded by the coding sequence ATGCGTATAGTCTTTTTAGTTCTGATACTCTTGATGACCGCAGGTGCGGCCTTGGCTGACGGCTGGGCGCCGACACTCTCATCGCATACCTATGGTCCCGACCGGATCATTGCCGTGGACAAGGCTTCTCAGCAGATCATCATGCTGGAGCATAAATCCCCGTTGCGTGAGGTTCGGCGATTCCCCTGCACCACGGGGCAGATGGTGGGCGACAAGTCCATCGAAGGTGACCTGCGCACCCCGGAGGGAATCTATTTCGTGGGGCACCGTATTGATCGGACGCTCGACTGGGATCTCTACGGCAACATTGCGTATTCCCTGAATTACCCCAACCCTATTGACCGCATTCACGGCAAGACCGGCGGCGGTATCTGGTTGCATGGTCGGGGCAAGAAGTTCGTGCCCCGCGATACGCTCGGCTGCGTGGCGCTCAAGGTGCCGGACATGCAGGACATGGTCACCGACCTGACCTACGGCACGCCCGTGGTCATCGCCTCGGACCTGGCCTGGTCCAAGGAGCCGGGGGAAAGCGAAGTGACCGCCCAGGTCCTGTCCAAAGAGCTTGCGGCGTGGGCTTCCGACTGGGAGCACCGGGACGAAAAATTCTTCAGTCACTACAATGCGGAGATGATGACCGTGTCCGAGGGGCGGAGCTTCGCCGGTTTCGTGGCACACAAACAGGGACTCTTTGCCTCCAAACCATGGATTCATGTCATGGTGGATAACTTCCGCGCCATTCCCGGCCCTGGTTACTGGGTGACCTGGTTCGATCAGTTCTACCGCACTCTGGGGCATGTCTCCACGACAGGTAAACGGTTCTACTGGCAACAGGATGCATCCGGCCAGTGGCGTATCGTTGGCCGTGAATTCGCCCCGGCCACCGAAACCATGGAAGAGAAATATCTGGCCATCAAATCGAAAGAGGCCAGAGCGCTGGTTGATGAATGGCGGGCCGCATGGCTGGCTACCGACCTGGACAGCTACACCGCCTTTTATGACTCCCAGGCTGTACAGGGGAACAGGAAGGGGCTAACTAGCATTGCTAATTACAAAAAGACATTGTGGGCTAAGACTGCACCTGTTACGGTTGAGATTGATGACTTGCAGGTGACTCTGCATCCTCAGGGGCTCCGGGTAGCGTTTGTTCAGGTGTTTGAAAATGCTGGTGGATATAGCGATGTGGGACGAAAAACCATGGTTCTGACTCCAGATGGTGACAAGTGGAAAATCGGCAGTGAGCAGTGGAGACGGGGTAGATGA
- the pyrE gene encoding orotate phosphoribosyltransferase has translation MMELKTKLARLLLNLSYKEGDFTLTSGKKSEYYFDCKQTALHAEGGYLIGRLFFEMLKEFDVHGVGGMTLGADPLITAVTVVSHLEGRPLPGFIIRKKSKGHGTDQYLEGLANFSDGDKVVLLEDVCTTGGTLITAAQRVRDAGLEIVGVLAVLDREEGGREKLKEAGLELSSIFTRQELLAAGK, from the coding sequence ATGATGGAATTGAAAACAAAACTTGCCAGACTTCTCCTGAACCTCTCGTACAAAGAGGGAGATTTTACACTGACTTCCGGCAAGAAAAGTGAATATTACTTCGACTGCAAGCAGACCGCTTTGCATGCCGAAGGCGGCTACCTCATCGGGCGTCTTTTCTTCGAGATGCTCAAGGAATTTGATGTGCACGGCGTGGGCGGTATGACCCTTGGCGCAGACCCCCTGATCACGGCGGTGACCGTTGTGTCCCACCTGGAAGGGCGGCCTTTGCCGGGATTCATCATTCGCAAGAAGTCCAAGGGACACGGAACCGATCAGTATCTTGAAGGGTTGGCCAACTTCAGTGATGGGGACAAGGTCGTTCTGCTTGAGGACGTGTGCACAACAGGTGGTACGCTGATCACGGCAGCCCAGCGCGTGCGGGATGCAGGCCTGGAGATCGTGGGCGTACTGGCTGTGCTGGATCGAGAAGAGGGCGGACGTGAAAAGTTGAAGGAAGCCGGGCTTGAGCTCAGTTCCATTTTCACCCGTCAGGAGCTTTTGGCCGCAGGCAAATAG
- the purB gene encoding adenylosuccinate lyase produces MLERYSRPEMRELWTLENKFRVWLEVELAVTKAWTELGEVPQDACDEIHEKADFELDRILEIEETTKHDVIAFLSAVEEKVGPSSRYIHLGCTSSDIVDTANGVLLTRAADIVAQGIDRILGVLKDLAFKHKGLLCMGRTHGIHAEPTTYGLKFTGFYAEFLRHKERFDAAREAIRVGKLSGAVGTFAHLSPELEERTCAILGLKADPHSTQIVQRDRYAQFFSALAILAGGVERIALELRHLQRTEVSEVEEGFTKGQKGSSAMPHKKNPISAENLCGLSRVIRGNSLAAMENQALWHERDISHSSVERVIMPDTTALIDYMLSRLSGVLERLVVKEDVIQRNLLSSFGLFYSQRVLNKLINTGLKRQEAYEMVQKVAMKCWKERIQFEDEIRVDAEVNKHVKNNDLDEAFDPSYYTRYEEVVFSRVFEDK; encoded by the coding sequence ATGCTTGAACGGTATTCCCGTCCCGAGATGAGAGAGTTGTGGACCCTGGAAAACAAGTTCCGGGTTTGGCTGGAAGTCGAACTGGCCGTGACCAAAGCATGGACCGAACTGGGCGAAGTGCCTCAGGACGCCTGTGACGAAATCCACGAAAAAGCGGACTTCGAACTGGACCGCATCCTCGAAATCGAGGAGACCACCAAGCACGACGTCATCGCCTTTCTTTCCGCAGTGGAAGAAAAAGTCGGTCCCAGTTCCCGTTACATTCACCTCGGGTGTACTTCTTCCGATATCGTGGACACTGCCAACGGCGTGTTATTGACCCGAGCCGCCGATATCGTGGCCCAGGGTATTGACCGCATCCTCGGTGTGCTCAAGGATCTGGCCTTCAAGCACAAAGGGCTTCTCTGCATGGGGCGGACCCATGGCATTCACGCCGAGCCGACCACCTATGGTCTCAAATTTACCGGCTTCTACGCCGAGTTCCTGCGTCATAAGGAACGGTTCGACGCGGCTCGCGAAGCCATTCGCGTGGGCAAACTCTCCGGCGCGGTCGGCACCTTTGCCCACCTTTCTCCGGAGCTGGAAGAGCGCACCTGTGCCATCCTCGGTCTGAAAGCCGATCCCCACTCCACCCAGATCGTCCAGCGCGACCGCTATGCCCAGTTCTTCTCGGCCCTGGCCATTCTGGCCGGTGGTGTCGAGCGTATCGCTCTCGAACTCAGGCATCTGCAGCGGACCGAAGTTTCCGAAGTGGAAGAAGGCTTCACCAAGGGGCAGAAAGGCTCTTCGGCCATGCCGCACAAGAAGAACCCCATTTCCGCAGAAAATCTGTGCGGCCTGTCCCGCGTCATCCGCGGAAATTCCCTGGCCGCCATGGAGAATCAGGCCCTGTGGCACGAGCGTGATATTTCGCATTCTTCCGTGGAACGCGTGATCATGCCCGACACCACTGCTCTGATCGACTACATGCTCAGCCGCTTGTCCGGCGTGCTGGAACGGCTGGTGGTCAAGGAAGATGTCATTCAGCGTAACCTCCTGAGTTCTTTTGGGCTTTTCTACTCTCAGCGGGTGTTGAACAAACTCATCAACACCGGCCTCAAGCGCCAGGAAGCCTATGAGATGGTGCAGAAAGTCGCCATGAAATGCTGGAAGGAGCGCATCCAGTTCGAGGACGAAATCCGTGTGGATGCCGAAGTAAACAAACACGTTAAAAATAACGACCTTGACGAAGCTTTCGACCCCTCGTATTACACACGATACGAGGAAGTTGTCTTCAGCCGGGTCTTCGAGGATAAATAG
- a CDS encoding FmdB family zinc ribbon protein codes for MPIYEYQCQACQTIFEEWQSGFEEQSMECPECGSESKRLISHSSFHLKGGGWYADGYGGAKSGSTPGEAQKPAESGGESSAKADSAPASKCPAQSDTSSAGSAS; via the coding sequence ATGCCCATTTACGAGTATCAATGTCAGGCCTGTCAGACCATTTTCGAGGAATGGCAGTCCGGTTTTGAAGAACAGAGTATGGAATGTCCCGAGTGCGGGAGTGAGTCCAAACGGCTCATCTCCCATTCTTCCTTTCATTTGAAGGGGGGGGGCTGGTATGCCGACGGATATGGTGGAGCAAAGAGCGGGAGTACTCCCGGCGAAGCGCAAAAGCCTGCTGAAAGCGGCGGTGAGAGTTCGGCCAAGGCCGACTCGGCTCCTGCATCCAAGTGTCCTGCACAGTCGGACACCTCAAGCGCAGGCTCCGCGTCTTAA
- a CDS encoding acylphosphatase: MKSFTCIIEGKVTGGNFQSWVLDAATQLELKGWVRNIANNKAEILVQGTEEAFGTLQARLEAEAPVPDMRPVKASVIDYDKEHDHFEIRG; the protein is encoded by the coding sequence ATGAAGAGTTTCACCTGCATCATCGAAGGAAAGGTCACCGGCGGCAACTTCCAATCATGGGTTCTCGATGCAGCGACCCAACTCGAGCTCAAGGGATGGGTACGCAACATCGCCAACAACAAGGCTGAAATACTGGTACAGGGGACTGAGGAGGCATTCGGCACGCTTCAGGCCCGGCTTGAAGCAGAAGCTCCCGTACCGGACATGCGGCCCGTGAAGGCTTCGGTCATAGACTATGACAAGGAACATGATCACTTTGAAATCCGGGGCTAA
- a CDS encoding HAMP domain-containing sensor histidine kinase — MPKVRQLTIATKLMIWASALIIVFFATSTYLFKQVRQDAEISNRLVNVHHDLDSAIQRMLERLYSVQDNIRRYRLLGGDEQAVDFIVEDLTRFGEILNETLKKHPDHTEEWKTLTAEYEITLDPGETTDDNLTPNATVREWTDILEQSLFDNVADTEMVLTELHMAGKRASDIGLYGLIFCLLIGILGSLGLAWSLNRSLSEVQKGIRELGTGAPPRDVRILSKDELGELALAFNAMAARLRREERMRADFIAMLSHEIRTPLTSVRESVDLIESGAFGEVNEKQRKFLRIAEKESARLSNLLTRLLTVSRMESQELVLSMQPLDGQHLVASTLERLTPAAQAKDITLTSELSTPFTLEADQEHIRQVLINLVGNAIKFSPENTTVTVTGATTPDNATFCVRDNGPGIAEDEQKRVFHKYYREPEVRDSVDGAGLGLAISKRIVLAHGGRIWVDSVPGNGATFCFTLPIKPSKDTA; from the coding sequence ATGCCCAAGGTCCGCCAACTCACCATCGCCACCAAACTCATGATCTGGGCGAGCGCGTTGATCATTGTCTTTTTCGCCACCTCAACCTACCTCTTCAAGCAGGTCCGCCAGGACGCCGAAATCTCGAACCGTCTGGTCAATGTCCACCATGACCTGGATTCCGCCATTCAGCGCATGCTGGAGCGGCTGTATTCGGTACAGGACAATATCCGCCGCTACCGCCTGCTGGGCGGGGATGAACAGGCCGTGGATTTCATTGTCGAGGACCTGACCCGCTTCGGTGAAATTCTGAATGAAACATTGAAAAAACACCCGGACCACACTGAAGAGTGGAAGACGCTGACCGCGGAATACGAAATCACTCTGGACCCCGGCGAAACCACGGACGACAACCTGACCCCCAACGCCACGGTTCGGGAGTGGACGGATATTCTGGAACAATCCCTGTTCGACAATGTTGCTGACACCGAAATGGTGTTGACCGAACTCCATATGGCCGGGAAGCGGGCTTCGGATATCGGCCTGTACGGGCTGATTTTCTGCCTGCTCATAGGCATACTGGGCAGCCTGGGGCTTGCCTGGTCCCTCAACCGATCCCTCTCGGAAGTACAAAAAGGTATCCGTGAGCTCGGCACCGGAGCGCCTCCACGCGATGTCCGCATCCTCTCCAAGGATGAACTGGGCGAACTCGCCCTGGCCTTCAACGCCATGGCCGCCCGACTCCGACGCGAGGAGCGCATGCGTGCCGATTTCATCGCCATGCTCTCGCATGAAATCCGCACCCCGCTGACATCTGTTCGGGAATCCGTGGACCTTATCGAATCCGGCGCATTCGGCGAGGTCAATGAAAAGCAACGCAAGTTCCTGCGCATCGCGGAAAAGGAATCCGCCCGGCTCTCGAACCTGCTGACCCGCCTGCTCACGGTTTCCCGCATGGAATCACAGGAACTGGTGCTCTCCATGCAACCGCTGGACGGGCAGCACCTTGTCGCCTCAACCCTGGAACGGCTGACCCCGGCGGCACAGGCCAAGGACATCACCCTGACCTCCGAACTGAGCACGCCCTTCACCCTTGAGGCAGACCAGGAGCACATTCGTCAGGTACTCATCAACCTGGTGGGCAATGCCATCAAGTTTTCCCCGGAAAACACGACTGTCACCGTCACCGGAGCGACGACCCCGGACAACGCGACCTTCTGCGTTCGGGACAACGGTCCCGGCATCGCCGAAGACGAGCAGAAGCGTGTGTTCCACAAATACTACCGAGAGCCGGAGGTACGGGACAGCGTGGACGGCGCGGGCCTCGGCCTGGCCATCTCCAAACGCATCGTCCTCGCCCATGGCGGCCGCATCTGGGTCGACAGCGTCCCCGGCAACGGCGCGACGTTCTGTTTTACCCTGCCCATCAAGCCTTCAAAGGATACCGCATGA
- a CDS encoding sigma-54-dependent transcriptional regulator: MTTKLDIPTILVVDDDENILQVLEARLLSSGLNPLLADRAETALEMLAGEQVDCIVSDVKMPGMGGHGLLKEVLANWSHIPIIMLTAHGTIPDAVDSIQAGAAGYVTKPFDGKELVRKIRSVLEEWQEPTPSKPQATSPATTKTSDTAPLSSNNGLLGGVAPSMARFMELLNRVAKSTVTVLLFGESGTGKEKAARILHDASPRADGSCVIVDCGSTQPTLLESELFGHIKGSFTHAVKDKKGLIEEADGGTLFLDEIGNISPDMQTRLLRFLQEGTIRRVGDNTERSIACRVIAATNADLPRMVADGEFREDLYYRLKVVTLTIPPLRERAEDIPVLAEGFLTELCAAQDRPTARLTDAAMKRLMTHPWPGNVRELRNTLEAALVFCQGDVIDADDLQIEALPAGSTLSQGASLSLEDNERETIVRALKASGGIKKDAADQLGISRRAIHYKIKKYGIGESDI; encoded by the coding sequence ATGACCACAAAGCTCGATATACCCACCATACTGGTGGTGGATGATGACGAAAACATTCTCCAGGTGCTGGAAGCACGACTGCTCTCCTCCGGCCTGAACCCTCTGCTGGCGGACCGGGCTGAAACAGCGCTGGAGATGCTGGCCGGAGAACAGGTGGACTGCATTGTCTCCGACGTGAAAATGCCCGGCATGGGGGGGCACGGTCTGCTCAAGGAAGTGCTGGCCAACTGGTCGCATATACCCATCATCATGCTCACGGCCCACGGCACCATCCCCGATGCCGTGGACTCCATCCAGGCCGGAGCGGCCGGGTATGTGACAAAACCGTTTGACGGCAAAGAGCTGGTGCGAAAAATTCGCAGCGTGCTGGAAGAGTGGCAGGAACCGACGCCCTCCAAACCACAGGCGACCTCTCCGGCCACGACAAAGACCTCGGACACAGCGCCTCTCTCTTCGAACAACGGCCTGTTGGGCGGCGTGGCTCCGTCCATGGCCCGATTCATGGAACTCCTGAACAGGGTCGCCAAATCCACGGTCACGGTCCTGCTGTTCGGTGAGTCCGGAACCGGCAAGGAAAAAGCAGCCCGCATCCTCCATGACGCCAGCCCTCGTGCCGACGGCTCCTGCGTCATCGTTGATTGCGGCTCAACACAACCGACTCTGTTGGAAAGCGAGCTGTTCGGGCACATCAAGGGATCCTTCACCCACGCGGTCAAAGACAAGAAGGGCCTCATAGAGGAAGCTGACGGCGGTACCCTGTTCCTTGACGAGATCGGCAATATTTCACCGGACATGCAGACCAGACTGCTGCGCTTTCTTCAGGAGGGCACCATCCGCAGGGTCGGCGACAACACGGAGCGCTCTATCGCGTGCCGGGTCATCGCAGCAACCAATGCCGACCTGCCCCGCATGGTGGCGGACGGCGAGTTCCGCGAAGACCTCTACTACCGGCTCAAGGTGGTCACCCTCACCATCCCGCCGCTCAGGGAACGCGCAGAAGACATCCCGGTCCTGGCCGAAGGATTCCTGACCGAGCTCTGTGCGGCCCAGGACCGCCCGACAGCCCGTCTCACGGACGCGGCCATGAAACGGCTCATGACCCATCCCTGGCCCGGCAACGTGCGCGAGCTGCGCAACACGCTTGAGGCAGCGCTGGTATTCTGCCAGGGCGACGTCATCGACGCAGACGACCTCCAGATCGAAGCGTTGCCCGCCGGTTCAACCCTGTCGCAGGGGGCGAGCCTCTCGCTGGAGGACAACGAACGGGAAACGATCGTTCGCGCCCTCAAGGCCTCCGGCGGAATAAAAAAGGACGCCGCCGACCAGCTTGGCATCAGCCGTCGCGCCATCCATTACAAAATCAAGAAATACGGCATCGGAGAATCTGACATCTAA
- a CDS encoding chemotaxis protein produces MSDTNILLESGTNELEIVEFYLDESRPSGNYRGYYGINVAKVLEIIQMPSLTEMPEAAHPAVLGAFNLRNEIIPLIDLAMWLNKDRADSEAPKVIVTEFNRTKSAFLVSGVTRIHRIGWQEVEAPTKYVSSLTVNSITGVVKFTDRIIFILDMEKICMELNPNAVQLEEPDITTPDGIAQKEYRILLADDSSMARNMIAGILTKAGFIVHAEENGQFAWNHLMRLKRKAEESGQPLSRFINLIVSDIEMPSMDGHSLTRQIKEDPELRHLPIILCSSIITETLHHKGIAVGADDQISKAELSELVNRACKLLGDSACETA; encoded by the coding sequence ATGAGCGACACAAATATTCTGCTTGAATCCGGCACCAACGAGCTGGAAATCGTCGAGTTTTATCTTGACGAATCCCGACCAAGCGGCAACTACCGGGGCTACTACGGGATCAACGTGGCCAAGGTGCTGGAAATTATCCAGATGCCCAGCCTGACCGAGATGCCGGAAGCGGCACACCCGGCCGTACTCGGCGCCTTCAATCTGCGCAACGAAATCATTCCGCTCATTGATCTGGCCATGTGGCTGAACAAGGACCGGGCCGACAGTGAAGCACCCAAGGTCATCGTCACCGAGTTCAATCGCACCAAATCCGCCTTTCTGGTCTCCGGCGTCACCCGCATCCACCGTATCGGCTGGCAGGAAGTGGAAGCACCCACCAAATATGTCTCTTCCCTGACGGTCAATTCCATCACTGGTGTGGTCAAGTTCACCGATCGCATCATCTTCATTCTCGACATGGAAAAAATCTGCATGGAGCTGAACCCCAACGCTGTGCAGCTGGAAGAACCCGACATCACGACCCCGGACGGGATCGCCCAAAAGGAATATCGCATCCTTCTGGCCGACGACTCCTCCATGGCCCGCAACATGATTGCCGGCATCCTGACCAAGGCGGGATTCATTGTTCACGCCGAAGAAAACGGACAATTCGCGTGGAACCACCTCATGCGGCTCAAACGGAAGGCCGAAGAATCGGGGCAACCACTGTCCCGTTTCATAAACCTGATCGTCTCCGATATTGAGATGCCGTCCATGGACGGCCACTCCCTGACCAGACAGATCAAGGAAGACCCGGAATTGCGTCATTTGCCGATAATCCTCTGCTCCTCCATCATCACCGAGACCCTGCACCACAAGGGTATCGCCGTGGGTGCCGACGACCAGATTTCCAAGGCTGAGCTCAGCGAATTGGTCAACCGCGCCTGCAAGCTCCTGGGAGACAGTGCATGCGAAACCGCATGA